The region TTActcaattacattttttttttaaaaactacttttttttttaaattcagtgtaaaattatttatttttaaattatttatttcttagcAATtccattattatatattttatatgtttttgcaCATTTGAAGGTTGTTTATAGTCACATTACATTTCATACACTTCACATGATTTGAAAGGGTATATGAACTTATATTTGGTATTGGTAATAACCTTATGTTTAGATAACTAATACACACACCTTTCATAACGGTTGAAGGGTCATTTTCCAAGCATAAGGAgttttaacaatatatataccTATCACTTTTAAAGTCATAGGTAACCTTAGAGGTCATGTATACCTAAAATAATTGGATTTTTGTCTTTCTCCATTTTTAAAATCGTGAAAAGATATTACAGACAGcgaacaatataatatttttatcgaaaatatttaaaatatattttatctctaagatatattttagttcgtaataatttttgtgtttaataaatcacattatttgtattttatctaTATCATTACATTATAATGCTAACTTGATTTCATTCttacatttcttttaatttaaaaaatataaactaaataaaatatatagaatattttaaagaaccactttaattaataatattttttgtggtACCACATTCTCTCCTTCATTACTTTATGAAAAAACTACTCTTATTCTTACCAAATTCTTATTCATATCAATTCTCATAGAGTGTGAGTGAAGACAAGTTTATATGATTAATAATAGAAGTGCATAATATAACATGACCCATTCATTAAGCATTGGACCTTGGGAATCACAAATAGTGAAATGAGTTGAAATAGTTAGGAGAATATTTTTGCAAGTAAGTTTCATCCAAAGCCTTTGtttattctctttttctctccaTCATCACACATATCAATTTTGGTGGAATATATGTAcgcaaaaataattgataatttccCCAAAATGAATGCATGGAAGTTACAGCTAGCAAGGTTGCTTTACATGAAAGACAAGACATTTTTTCTTGGGTCAAAATCTAAGGCACCCCACAACACATGATAACAAACGATTCATGATTTTGTGCGAGTAAAACGAAGGGTGTGCCACACTACATCCAAAAAACATCCATGATTTTAACCCTGTGATTTCAGAATGGGACCCTTCCTCTGAAATCTAACTTTCTGCAGTGTCAcctaataatttaatgtttttatggCATAAGATATGATCCATTGGTCTCTTGTGCCCCCTTTACATCTTTTCCATTCTAATTGAAGCCACAAGCCAAAGCACTACACTCCAAGAACAATGAGAGAGGAAAGGTTTTCCAACTTTAGCTCTGATGTGTTGCATCAGTTTGGCTTAAAATGCACAAAAAGAAGCAAAAGTGGTCAGATTCCATGGCCTCACACACTCCTATTCAATTATAGCATATGCCCACAATTCCAACAACAAGACAAACATGGCCCCACTTAACAAACAACAACATTAAGGAAAGTAACTCCCACAATTATATAAATCTAAAAGTAAAACATTATCTCAAAACTAATCAATCCACATCCTATCCCTCTGTTATATGCTGTCTGTGTTAATAAGATGCATGAATAATTAGTTGGAAATCTCACCCTCTTAACTATTGTATTAACATCTGTAACAATTCAAGAGCTACTTAACATGTTTCTAATACTGAAAATGTTGGTTTAATGtagtttttcattattttaaggACTGTGTACTAGAGAATAATACTTTATAGATGAAATTGAAGGTTTACTTTGTCAAGTTGCAGTTTAACTGTCCTCTCAAATGTTTCTGTTTGATAAAAATTTACCACTGAAAACAATCATATTCTTCTATTATTTAATGTCCTCTCTCACCATGGAAAAAATAAATCCACATTCTCTGCATTCCACATAACTAGACAGCTCCTTTGCTTCCAAGACCAGTTTCAGATTATGTTTCAGTCCTTTTTCAAACTCTCTTCACACCATTTatttctctccctctctctctgaACCATGCCTGTTGTGACTGAACACATGAAGTGGAGAAGACCAAGAAACCAATTCGGATGCCCCATTTCAGAAACTGATCCAAATCCTCAAACCCCTTCTACAATCCAATCATCTCACACCAAATCCACCATCTCTGCTCTCTTATCTTCATTCTCCACCTCTAATGAAACCACACATGTCAGAGACCAAAACAGCAGCAAAAACAGCAAAAAATTCTCTACGGCAAGCTTCAGAGGACTCGGTTGCACTGTCAGAGCATCACAGAAGGTTTCTGTGCCCACGGTGATTCGGTCCTCGGCGGATTGGGAAGGAAAGAGGAACAGGAAGAAAAAACACAGGAGGAACAGTAACAGTAACAAGACATGTGATGGAGTTGTTGATGATGTTTCTGGTGGAACATGTGTGGATTTTCAGGATGTTTGGTGTGGTCCTGGTATTGGGTTCTCAACAgatgctgctgctgctgctgctgcatcTGTGGACTGTGTTGTGGCTAGGAAGGATGTTTCTGCAAGAGGAAAACTTGATGTGGTGGAGAGGGAGGTACAATACTATTCTCAAATTTTCACAATGTTCTTTCTTTCCTCTTCAATCATTTAGGCCTTGAATTTGCTGTGAATTTGTTTCTGTCTGTGTCATGACTTTGATTTTTGTGTTACCAatgaaatttttcaatttcaactgATGGGAAATTTATGACTACAAGTAGTGTAAAAGTTAATAAACTCACTGTGTAAGTTGATTTGTAATTTGTTCTATATGTGAAAATTTCTGAGCATTTCCTCTTATGTCTACTTCTATAGAGTCCGAAAATTTTATTCAGATGGTATATGGTATGATGAACTAGTTTTTGTGGTTGGATGTGTTTGTCATGTTACAAACTTGGAGAGAATTGATCCTTAGGGTGTGTTAAGATCATCAATCATTTTGGTTTTCCTTGTTTAGTTGATTGATTGATCTATATGATGTAATGTTCATGAAAAGGATCTTTCTCTTCTAACTAAAACAAACtgagatataaaataattgaaaaataaagataCTATATAGGTTATGAAATACGACATCAATGATTTGACTAAATTAACTttcaaaaaatctaaaattgttTTCTATATCAGTATGTTAGAAGCTAATAATTATTAAgtgtttcatatattttattagatattgctttaaaaatttaaagatgttatttttgtacttttctAGTTTGAATAGATATATGCACAACAAGAAGGCATTAGTTTTAGTATACAAGACATGAAGGGTTATTGTAGTTTACATATCAACTCagtaaaatagttatttatgatttttaaaaataatttataaatttagcaTAGTAGTTTGTCGGTGCATAGATAGATATGAATTAGATGCATGCACACAAATTCTTACAATGACATGACACTTTCCCACTTGATCTTAATAATCTTAGAAGCATACAAGGAAAAGCAGATAGCAGATCTCAATACTCTCTAGCTTTGTAATTAGgacaaagattaaaaagatgGTTTATGAGATGCAGAACTATGTATAAATAGCTACCAGCATCTTCAATGCGTGTACGCATCCCATTTCCTAGTCAAGTCACAAACACATGGTGGAGTTCTTGATTGGTTTCTTGTGGACCCCTtgaagacataaagtgaaagagaaCACTCATTATCATCACTAACATTCTTAGTTGTTTGTTTTATCCTATTGTTTGTACTACACACAATGAAGTTGAGATTTTTGATCCATCGGTGTTAGTTAAGTTTCGTCATTGTTTTGGTCTCTACTTGCTCTTGCTCTGACATGGTCTAACTCTGCTTCATAAATATGATGGCAGCGTTCATCTTACTTTGGAAGGCGCATTGTAAAGCCAGAAAACTTCCCTTTTCTGGATGCTGCTGAATCTGATATCTTCACAGAACGTAGTGGATTAGACCCTTTTGGAACTGCTAGATTCTATCGCCACGTTCCACATCCTTCACCTGATGGTCTTGCTGAGGTTGGTTTTTGTTCTTGTGCCCTTTCGTTATaagtttaaatgtttaattctTATTGTATGGAAAGTGTAAATGTTTTCACTTTGTCAATTTCTCAGAAATGGTGCTAGGGATGTCTTCTGAGTAATTTGCTTATGCAAAACCATAAACTTATCACACATGAAATGTTTTTACAGCAGGATAATGTAAAAGCTCTTTGTACTATCAGTGCATAAATTATTCGATGTTTATGTATTCATGTTGTGAGATTTAATAGATTACAGAGCATGTTTAATACACAGATACTTAGAACAAAATTTGGATTTTCCATATAATTAAGAACCATTGCTTAATTGGTATATTATCTGTCATGGAATTTGATTTGACTGAAAATGATTATTTACTCTTGAATTTGATGATGATAACTTTTGAATCTTGCATGTATTGTGGTATTGCAACATTGTTGTTTCAAATGTAGGATTGTGTGATCAATGTGAGCTCCATGTTCTTGCAGTAGATGGTGCCAAACAATAATTTGGTCTTCTGAAGTGTAACTTTTTATGAACTAATAATTACTGCATATGTTAAACCAACAGTAGAATTTGAATTTGGTGTGGTTGTGGATTGGCCTTTTCAAAAGATTCTACTTTGGTAAAACTTTCTACTAGTTTTGAATCCTGCATTAGTCCTGTACCAGAGTATATGGTGTCAAAAAGAAGATTGTAGAGTcttttactttctattttttacatCTTAACTACACTTATAATCTAGACTTGATTGGAAAGATCAAGTGAGAAAAGTAATGTCACAATCTAATGGATTAATATTCAGTTAGTccaaatttgtaaaaagaaataacatgGTAAAAAGGATATTATTACTTGAATAGATTAATGCATTTTGCATAGTATTGTGGTGAAAACAGAGGTGAAAAAGTGTAAGTCTTTACAGCATAAACAAGATATAGTTCAGTATTCCATTGGTTTGGTTTtggttctatttatttatagtttaaagTTGTTTGGTAAGAATTAAGagacaattttgttttatcaaattaaaataattatgagattctattttatcttttatagtTTCTACATTacaataaatgaatatatatatatatatatatatatatatatatatatatatatatatatatatgttaattaaaaagttagagaaaaaaagtataactataacaaataaaaattaatgatcttaaaatttaaaaataataactaaataaaaaaaaagcactttcaaaagaagaaattattgATGTACACCCTAAATATTCATCAAGACTtaatatatatcttaaaaaGAGAATGAACGTTATAGTTTTATAGAATATATGATATGATgagaaaatagataaaaaaaggaGAGTATTTAATaggtatatttaaatttagaaatatttctttattgaaAGTTGGATAACAACAGAGAATTTGCTAAGTCTCATGAACGAAGTGAGAAAATTTTTGTTGAGGGCCAAGGCAAATAtgaagataaaaagtaaaagtaatattaaactTAATCAATAACGAAATCATTATAATTTGGGTTAATATATCTTAGTTATCCAggttaaataagaaaaatatttaatagcaTTTGACACTATTATATAATGATTAAAGTtactgcaattttttttatatagaatgATGGTGTTTGTACAGGTAGTGGAAAATATTGCATTGCTTTGAGATTTTGACACAGCTAGGATTATATTGTACattttttctagatttttatatattttgtgcccaatttcttttttttataatatatattttaaaaataggaaaagtatttgtttgtttttatataaaaatttaaattgaaatgaagagattaaaaaaaacactaatcTTTAAATAAAAGGGAAGAAAAAGAGCCCAAGCCCATTGTTTAGGATGCAGTGAAAAGGCACAAGAGAGAACAAGGGTTTGATGTTGCAAATGAGTAAAAAGGGTTCTTCATAGTCGACATACAAGGGTATGAACTCCCTCTTGGATGAAAATTTCCTATTTTAGTGTGTTGAAGATTTTACCTTTTCTTATTCTTGACTAGGTACCTCTATTATTAGGTTTTACCATATTAGTTTTCACCTTTGTGGTTACAGTTCTTATAATTTGTTGATTTCGATTGAAATCGAAACAAAATTCCACTTGTAGTAAGAAGAGTTAAAAATGGGATCGTCTTGGTTCTTAAAAATTGGaatgaaattttcaattttaaatgaagtatgtcattttaattttggtgCTACCTACTTTCTCACAATTTtgaattatgttatgttatgctTTCTTTTTCTCTGTTGGGTTTACATGTGTAAACAAAGAACTGAGGCTTGTCAGTGAAggttttgatttgatttattaACAATAACAAATGTGTGTATAGAAACGTCGTTGTCACAAGTATAATATATGAATCCTTGGCTTAGTTATTATTGTATTCAAGGAATGATATGTTGTATATCTTGATTGTTATTGGAACTTTGAAGATTATGATAATCCGAGGAAGAAGAATACTAATGGGGGGTCGATTCAATTCACACGATCAATTTAGAGACTGGAGACTTGATGTTGATAACATGTCGTACGAGGTCAGAGTTCCTTTCTCTAGTTACTAAGGTTTCTATTGCTTTCATTTTGTAAGGATTTTGTCCCTCAGTGCATACATTTTCATTgtttattgtaaaatatttctGTTTGTGTAACAGCAATTGCTTGAGCTTGGTGAGAGAATAGGTCATGTCAGCACTGGACTCAAAGAAGATGAGATGGGACACAACATAAGGAAAGTTAAACTTTCAAGTTCAAATGATGCATCAAAGCATCAAGAAGACAAAAAGTGCAGTGTTTGTCAGGTGAGTTTGTAAAGTTACATTACTAGCATTTTCTTTATAAGCGTTGCAGGAggttgagttaaatatgttacTCTTGAAATACCTAGTTTTGTTTTAGTTCATCGTATAGACATCTCATTTTTAGCTTTGATACTTGGTAAAAGATGGTTTTATTCTCTTAATAGTGTgtaaatttacataattttcttaaaatttgtaaaGTAGCTAAAATATAAATGTCATATAATCTGTTGTCGTGTTGTATTCTAGTTAGAATTGGTTTTTTAACTTTAGTTTATATGaatgatcaaaataaaatttcaactcTGATTAAATAACAACACCAAAAAATGGGTTTTTTTACATATATGGGGCAAATTTCcccatatattttgaaaataggctaagtcataaaaatattactgaTTATAGACTAAGTCGTATGAACTTATGATATGACGACTTCAAAAGTAGAATCGTGAGAACTATACATGATTTCTATGTAAGTGTATGAGAAGTGAAGTCatcttttcataaattaatattaatattaaagtcaTCATAATTCTTTACAATTCATTTTTTCTGAAATTCATGAAGTAGTATGGATTCCTCacgattttgttttaaagtcgTCATGAGTCTACACAATTTACTTATgactgataatttttttttaaattgccCATTTTCGTAATATTTGGGCAAATTTGTTCCAGATATGtaaaaaaaacccaaaaaaatgtataaaactaTATGTTTCTgttctacaaaataaaaactggtatttttaatttttaaataattgaacatTTTGttaatgtgtttttcttgtgtgatCAGGAGGAGTATGAAGCAAATGATGAGTTGGGGAAATTGAAGTGTGACCACAGCTATCATTTTCAGTGTATAAAACAGTGGCTTGTGCATAAAAACTTCTGTCCAGTTTGTAAGCAAGAAGTTGTGGTTCGACCTTAAGTGGCACTATCCTCAAGTTTTTACCCTTAAATTGatgtatagtttttatatgCAACATAACcaatctttatatattttaaaacttctgGCTTCCATAGTGAGGAGTCCACAGTTTATCTTGCAAGTGTTATATTTGTTAATGGCCTCATAATTGAACAGTCATAAGGGTTTGAAGTTTGAATGCTGTCAGGTAAACAAGAAGTTCACAAATGAGCACTTACTCTTCCTTTTTGTACTGTGCAATTCCATGTTGTCTTCTCCTAACTTTCATTAAGAAACCCTCATGAGCTGAAAACAATGCTCCTTTTGAAATTTGGGTTCGGTGCTTACATCAAAGTTTAAAACCAttttgttgagaatttgattgAAGATATGCATAACTTAACTTCCGTTACAAAAATTAGTCCTTTTAAAATGAATGCTTGATTGGGTTGTATGTGAGATGTTGCGGTGTTATGCTTGCACCACAAATGTTTGAAAAATGTCTCTAGTTAAAATCTAAAATCAACATCGCAAAATAAAGCAAAGTTCAGAGAGTCAAGCATTTCATCAAACTATTGGATTGCATATAGTAAAATACATAAGATGAAATCACTAAGAAAACCACACCTTTCACCTTAAAGAATCCAGAATAACTTGTCAGGTACATAAAAATCTCCCACAAATCACAAACTTGGTGAAATGTCTGCTTGTTACTGACAAAGTTAGAAATGTGATGGTCACGTAGTTTTGAAAGTTGAAAAGTTGATTTCGTCGTATTAAAATCACAGTTTAAAACAAAATGGGATCGAAAGTATAATATATACACATTTTtctcaaaaaacaaatataaaatttcatagcAATTTCACATGCTCCTATTCTTGCAATCTAGCCAAAGTCATATGAAAAATCAGTTAAAAATGACAGTGCATTAGCAACCTTTGTTTAAATTTCTTTATCAGTAGcatttacaagaaaaaacaaatatagcaTTTGTTAATCTTCCAAGTGTAGAGTTTAGTAATACTTtacttctttttatcttttacttattgaaaaagCATATtagataaatacaaaattttttaatataaatttagaaaatatttattaaagttatttataGTGTTTATGACAATTAACTGAgagttgttaatttttttggggCTCTCTCTGTTCAGTTAGTTATCTGttaataatttgtattaatagaatttatttatacctttttatataattttttagaagcaaattatttcttaacaaagaaaaaagatattGCCAAATATGTATGTCTAAGacccaaaatgaaaataattttatgatatttcttttcaaacaaCTCAGATCTGCTAAATCTTGAATTTGTTCTTTTAGATATGATTTCTTTCACCGACACATCTTTTTGTAATTGTTATCCACATTCTTCTGAAGTTTGTTATGGAATTTCCTTTTTTGAGTGTGTTCCACTCTTatgattgattttactttgattGTAGGGTAGAGTTTCACATGTACTTTAGCAGGAAGTGTTATGCACTGTTCAAGCCGcaatacttttttttctgttgttgTCCACTGCGAAAGATGCCAATTCATTGATATTATTTGGCCTAAAAAGTATGTCCACAAATGATTGGTACTGCAAGtgaaaattactttttgttCTTTCACTATGTAAATATGATGGATCTTATCCAATGTAAAATACcttttgagaaaaagaaaactgcATTTGCTTATAATGTGTTGTGATGACACTGATGATAAAACTAGCAATCAAGATTAAGAAAAGTTGTAATTTTTATGGTGTTCgcccaaaggataaaaaaagcttttttattttacaaacttCATAAGTGAAAAAGATGGAACTTGGAGAGAACAACAATTGTTAAAATAACAAAGTTCATAGCTACTTAAGGATCTGTTTGTTAAAGGctccttttttttaatgaagtaatcactttttcaaaaataagctactttttttttaaagcttTTCATGTGTTTGTTTTCAGCTGCGTAATAACCTGATTAAAACCAGAAACTATTTTAAGTAGGCTTCCATAagatcaactttttttttaaaaaaaagtaatttttttgttgtgaataaacaaaaatcaacttcaacttttaaaacaaaactCTTTGAAAAGTGATCACAAGATTAATTTCATATCAAAATCACTTCTTTCATTAAaagctttaaaaaataatcactaGAATAATTTGTAACTTCTTGTAATTTGATTAAACCTGGCACTTGATTCCTATTACCGACTTTCTTAGCACCCTGATTTCCAACATGTACTTTCACCTCATGTGCTTTATTTAGAACTACATATGTACAGTGTCTTTGACTATATACATTGTCTTTAACTATACACAAGAATTATTACCACAGGTCGTGCATATATATGAGAATTTCCATCTAGTGTTCTTCATGTAAAAAAGAATGAGCCAAAAGAGGCAATGTTCTAAACCATGTCATGTTGACTGAGAAATTCAGTTATACATGGATACAGTTCTTCTGCAGCCTGCAGCATGGAGAATAGTGACAGTTAAGAAAATCCATATATTGAAAAATCTCAAGTTGATTCAATTATGTGTGCTTGTAACtccttttcaataaaaaatcataCCAGACGACCACCCACTAAGTCATAGTGGGCATAGTGTGGACCACCAAGCTCCCCAAAAACTTTGTATGTAACCAAACCTTCAGGAATAAGCTTCACCGTTTCTGATTCACATATCATcacaatttattttcatcatcataaaagataaaatattttgcttGGATAGAGAAAGTTAAGTATTTAAAAGATGATGACAATGATGATGATgctgaagatgatgatgatgagtaCTAACAACACACTTTCTAACAATCTTTTTTGTAACTCACTCTTTCTTAGTGGTTGAATTCATGTGGGTCTCACACTAGTCTGGgaataaaaccaaacaattGAGAGATGTGACCCAAATGATTAGTGAGACTAAGATGAATTTCACCTGATAAGAGAATGTGGAAAAGTGTGTTGAAGAGTATGctcatagatttttttttttttcatggtttGGTTTTATTACCATATACAGCTTCAGGAGGACAGATCAAGTCTTCGTCACCGGCGACGGCCAAGACCGGAACATTAATTTTGCAGATATGGTCCTTGTAGAAGAATGTTCCACTCCTGTCACGTAAACCACCTTCTTGGAAAACTGATGATAACTGCAAGAGAATCTTGGCAGGTATGGTACCTGTCAATAAGAGAACAATACAAAGTTTGTAAGAGAAAAAGTTTGCAACAGCATACATAGATCTCACAATTTAAGAACCTGCAGAAAACTCAAATTAAAGTCTGAAAGATCTAACATTTATCACAATGTGGAACATCTTAATAATACCATTAGCTTAATAGACTTCACAGATCAATCAACTGCAGCATCCACCAAATTATAGAGATGACTGTTGCACAGATTGGT is a window of Vigna unguiculata cultivar IT97K-499-35 chromosome 4, ASM411807v1, whole genome shotgun sequence DNA encoding:
- the LOC114181968 gene encoding uncharacterized protein LOC114181968, coding for MPVVTEHMKWRRPRNQFGCPISETDPNPQTPSTIQSSHTKSTISALLSSFSTSNETTHVRDQNSSKNSKKFSTASFRGLGCTVRASQKVSVPTVIRSSADWEGKRNRKKKHRRNSNSNKTCDGVVDDVSGGTCVDFQDVWCGPGIGFSTDAAAAAAASVDCVVARKDVSARGKLDVVERERSSYFGRRIVKPENFPFLDAAESDIFTERSGLDPFGTARFYRHVPHPSPDGLAEIMIIRGRRILMGGRFNSHDQFRDWRLDVDNMSYEQLLELGERIGHVSTGLKEDEMGHNIRKVKLSSSNDASKHQEDKKCSVCQEEYEANDELGKLKCDHSYHFQCIKQWLVHKNFCPVCKQEVVVRP